One Syntrophaceae bacterium DNA window includes the following coding sequences:
- the rpoN gene encoding RNA polymerase factor sigma-54, translated as MTFELKQSLKLSQQLIMTPQLQQAIKLLQLSRIELIDMIQQEMEENPLLEERAGEEFGEEGAPAPEIDEVKTAERTGELTGEGDGKEDFDWDSYLEDYGPMRVTYDREEDEGPSWENMLSRKTTLTDHLMWQLGLSKLTEAERRIGEQIIGNLDTSGYLAATVDEIAEQEKVGPEVVEKVLARIQEFDPPGIAARDLRECLLIQARAVGASHGLVETIIRDYLHDLETKNYNNIAKKLKVPIADVLDAVFLISRMDPKPGLVYSDEGPQYIIPDVFVFKVGDEYKIILNDEGLPRLRISNFYREILGGTADGAQSADDCKKYIKERLQSATWLIKSIQQRQRTIFRVTESIVKFQREFFDNGIHFLKPLVLRDVADDVEMHESTISRVTTNKYMHTPRGIFELKYFFNSSISKTSGDTIASKSVQEEIRKIISGEDARKPLSDSEIVDILGAQGISIARRTVAKYREMMGILPSSKRKKFFIKPKN; from the coding sequence ATGACGTTCGAACTCAAGCAAAGCCTCAAGCTCAGCCAGCAGCTGATCATGACGCCCCAGCTGCAGCAGGCGATCAAGCTGCTGCAGCTCTCCCGGATCGAGCTGATCGACATGATCCAGCAGGAGATGGAGGAGAACCCCCTGCTGGAGGAACGCGCCGGAGAGGAATTCGGCGAGGAAGGGGCGCCAGCGCCGGAAATCGACGAGGTCAAGACGGCGGAGCGGACCGGCGAGTTGACGGGCGAGGGGGACGGCAAGGAGGATTTCGACTGGGACAGCTACCTCGAGGACTACGGTCCCATGCGCGTGACCTACGACCGCGAGGAGGACGAGGGGCCCTCGTGGGAAAACATGCTGTCCCGCAAGACGACCCTCACCGATCATCTCATGTGGCAGCTGGGCCTTTCGAAGCTCACGGAAGCGGAGCGCAGGATCGGCGAGCAGATCATCGGAAACCTGGACACGAGCGGGTACCTGGCGGCCACCGTCGACGAGATCGCCGAGCAGGAGAAGGTCGGCCCGGAGGTCGTCGAGAAGGTGCTGGCCCGGATCCAGGAATTCGACCCGCCGGGGATCGCGGCGAGGGATCTCCGCGAATGCCTCCTGATCCAGGCCCGGGCCGTCGGCGCCTCGCACGGGCTCGTCGAGACGATCATCCGCGACTATCTCCACGACCTGGAGACGAAGAACTACAACAACATCGCCAAGAAACTGAAGGTCCCCATCGCCGACGTCCTCGACGCCGTCTTCCTCATCAGCCGCATGGACCCCAAGCCGGGGCTGGTGTACAGCGACGAAGGCCCGCAGTACATCATCCCCGACGTGTTCGTCTTCAAGGTGGGCGACGAGTACAAGATCATCCTCAACGACGAGGGCCTGCCCCGGCTGCGGATCAGCAACTTCTACCGCGAGATCCTGGGCGGCACGGCCGACGGGGCCCAGAGCGCAGACGACTGCAAGAAATACATCAAGGAGAGGCTCCAGTCGGCCACGTGGCTCATCAAGAGCATCCAGCAGAGGCAGCGGACGATCTTCCGGGTCACGGAGAGCATCGTCAAGTTCCAGCGGGAATTCTTCGACAACGGGATTCACTTCCTGAAGCCGCTGGTGCTGCGTGACGTCGCCGACGACGTGGAGATGCACGAGTCCACGATCAGCCGCGTGACGACGAACAAGTACATGCACACGCCGCGCGGGATTTTCGAGCTGAAGTACTTCTTCAACAGCAGCATCAGCAAGACGAGCGGCGACACCATCGCGTCGAAGAGCGTCCAGGAGGAAATCCGGAAAATCATCAGCGGCGAGGATGCGCGCAAGCCCCTGAGCGACAGCGAGATCGTCGACATCCTCGGCGCGCAGGGCATCTCGATCGCCCGACGGACCGTCGCCAAGTACAGGGAAATGATGGGAATCCTTCCTTCGTCCAAACGCAAGAAATTTTTCATCAAGCCGAAAAACTGA
- the raiA gene encoding ribosome-associated translation inhibitor RaiA, protein MQVSVTFRNTGSESWFKDYVTERLSKIQKYIDKPVEAHVVLSVEKFRNVAEVNIMAKGVNLVGKEEAKDMQLAIDNVIDKIERQIKKHKEKSREHKTGTNRTEEKAVPREASAGLEDEPRARVVETRKVVLKPMSLEEAMIEMEGSRNRFVIYRDALSENISVIYRRDDGNFALLEANS, encoded by the coding sequence ATGCAGGTTTCCGTGACCTTTCGGAATACAGGGTCGGAAAGTTGGTTCAAGGATTATGTGACGGAACGGTTGAGCAAGATCCAGAAATACATCGACAAGCCCGTCGAGGCCCACGTCGTCCTCTCCGTCGAAAAATTCCGGAATGTGGCCGAAGTCAACATCATGGCCAAGGGCGTCAACCTCGTCGGCAAGGAAGAGGCCAAGGACATGCAGCTGGCGATCGACAACGTGATCGACAAGATCGAACGCCAGATCAAGAAGCACAAGGAAAAGAGCCGGGAGCACAAAACCGGCACGAACCGGACAGAGGAGAAGGCGGTGCCCCGGGAGGCCTCCGCCGGGCTCGAGGACGAGCCGCGGGCCCGGGTCGTCGAGACGCGCAAGGTCGTGCTCAAGCCCATGTCCCTCGAAGAGGCCATGATCGAGATGGAAGGCTCGCGGAACCGGTTCGTCATCTACCGGGATGCCCTTTCGGAGAACATCAGCGTCATCTACCGTCGGGACGACGGGAATTTTGCTCTGCTCGAGGCCAACAGCTGA
- a CDS encoding PTS transporter subunit EIIA, whose translation MQITGMLKKEYIIEELKATSKRAVLAELSEVLRRDTEGLPPGAMVDVLLEREKLGSTGIGDGIAIPHGKLKNLDRLMISFGRSRQGIDFDAIDGKPVHLFFLLMAPESSTGQHLKALAKISRLLKDPEFRNDLMTAAGAEEIYRKIAEKDEAY comes from the coding sequence ATGCAGATTACCGGCATGCTCAAGAAGGAGTACATCATCGAGGAGTTGAAGGCCACCTCCAAGCGCGCCGTCCTCGCGGAGCTCTCGGAGGTCCTCCGGCGCGACACCGAGGGCCTTCCGCCGGGGGCCATGGTCGACGTGCTGCTCGAGCGCGAGAAACTGGGCAGCACCGGCATCGGGGACGGGATCGCCATCCCCCACGGGAAGCTCAAAAACCTGGATCGCCTGATGATCTCCTTCGGACGCAGCCGCCAGGGCATTGACTTCGACGCGATCGACGGCAAGCCCGTTCACCTTTTCTTTCTGCTGATGGCGCCGGAGAGCTCGACGGGGCAACACCTCAAGGCCCTTGCGAAGATCTCGCGATTGCTCAAGGACCCGGAGTTCCGCAACGACCTCATGACGGCGGCGGGTGCAGAGGAGATCTACCGGAAAATCGCCGAGAAGGACGAGGCCTATTGA
- the rapZ gene encoding RNase adapter RapZ has protein sequence MQNLRIVIVTGMSGSGKSTALRALEDVGFFCVDNLPVALLPKFLEIQTDTASEISKVALVMDLRERYFLERYAEIFSSLKAQGHRIEILFLDASDESLLRRFRETRRAHPLCERGTVMEGIALEREKLKALREMADTVIDTSSFNVHQLKEVIQRHFTASPSEKRLVINLMSFGYRYGLPPEADLVLDVRFLPNPYFIEELKNLNGEDGKIEDYVMGWQESRTFLRQLLDMMEFLLPLYEKEGKSSLNVALGCTGGKHRSVVIAKQLARYFSGKNYLMNLTHRDIHRA, from the coding sequence ATGCAGAACCTGAGAATCGTGATCGTCACCGGGATGTCCGGCTCGGGCAAGAGCACCGCCCTCCGAGCCCTCGAGGACGTGGGGTTCTTCTGCGTCGACAATCTGCCCGTGGCGCTTCTGCCGAAGTTCCTCGAGATCCAAACCGACACGGCCAGCGAGATCAGCAAGGTCGCGCTCGTCATGGATCTGCGGGAACGCTATTTCCTCGAACGGTACGCGGAGATCTTTTCCTCGCTCAAGGCGCAGGGGCACCGCATCGAGATCCTCTTCCTCGATGCCAGCGACGAGTCTCTCCTGCGCCGGTTCCGCGAGACGAGGCGGGCGCACCCGCTGTGCGAGCGCGGGACCGTCATGGAGGGGATCGCGCTGGAGCGGGAGAAGCTCAAGGCCCTGCGGGAGATGGCCGACACGGTCATCGACACGTCGTCCTTCAACGTCCACCAGCTCAAGGAGGTCATCCAGCGGCACTTCACGGCCTCCCCCTCGGAAAAGCGTCTCGTGATCAACCTCATGTCCTTCGGCTACCGGTACGGGCTGCCCCCCGAGGCGGACCTCGTGCTGGACGTGCGGTTTCTGCCGAACCCCTATTTCATCGAGGAGCTCAAGAACCTCAACGGGGAAGACGGCAAGATCGAGGACTACGTCATGGGTTGGCAGGAGAGCCGGACCTTCCTCCGTCAGCTGCTGGACATGATGGAGTTCCTGCTCCCCCTGTACGAAAAGGAAGGGAAGTCGAGCCTCAACGTGGCCCTGGGCTGCACGGGCGGCAAGCACCGTTCCGTCGTCATCGCCAAGCAGCTGGCCCGGTATTTCTCCGGCAAGAACTACCTGATGAACCTGACGCACCGGGACATCCACCGGGCATAG